A single Halanaerobiales bacterium DNA region contains:
- a CDS encoding sulfide/dihydroorotate dehydrogenase-like FAD/NAD-binding protein, whose protein sequence is MYKILEKDVLAPAIKRLKVKAPLIAEKTRPGNFIILRVDDKGERIPLTIADHDKNTGIITLIFQEVGYTTKLLGSLEEGESIEDIVGPLGQHIDVEGYDKVVLLGGGSGTALLYPKVKAFYEAGSEVIAITGARTKNLIFLEDELEEASDRLYVATDDGSYGHHGFVTDILKDILEEENVDLVMAIGPVPMMKAVTDMTKKDNIKTIVSLNSLMVDGTGMCGACRVTVGGETKFTCVDGPAFDGHEVDFDELMSRINFYEDEEELVQEEEVK, encoded by the coding sequence ATGTATAAAATTCTAGAAAAAGATGTATTGGCTCCTGCTATTAAAAGATTAAAAGTAAAAGCACCTTTAATAGCAGAAAAAACTAGACCAGGTAATTTCATAATTTTACGCGTTGATGACAAAGGAGAAAGAATACCTTTGACAATTGCTGATCATGACAAAAATACAGGCATAATAACTCTCATTTTTCAGGAAGTTGGCTATACAACAAAATTATTAGGTTCTCTTGAAGAAGGTGAAAGTATTGAAGATATTGTTGGTCCCCTGGGACAACATATAGATGTTGAAGGTTATGATAAAGTAGTATTATTAGGGGGAGGTTCAGGAACTGCTCTTTTATATCCAAAAGTGAAAGCTTTTTATGAAGCAGGTTCTGAGGTTATTGCTATTACTGGAGCTAGAACTAAGAATCTTATTTTTCTTGAAGATGAATTAGAAGAGGCCAGTGATCGATTATATGTAGCTACAGATGATGGTAGCTATGGTCACCATGGTTTTGTCACAGATATTTTAAAAGATATTTTAGAAGAAGAGAATGTAGATCTTGTTATGGCAATAGGCCCGGTACCAATGATGAAGGCAGTTACTGATATGACTAAAAAAGATAATATAAAAACAATAGTAAGTCTCAATTCTCTGATGGTAGATGGTACAGGAATGTGTGGGGCCTGTAGAGTTACTGTAGGGGGAGAGACTAAATTTACCTGTGTAGATGGGCCTGCTTTTGACGGTCATGAAGTTGACTTCGATGAACTAATGAGTAGAATAAACTTTTATGAAGATGAAGAAGAATTAGTGCAGGAAGAAGAGGTGAAATAA
- the gltA gene encoding NADPH-dependent glutamate synthase, giving the protein MALQKEKTPMKSQDPQKRINNFDEVPLGYTDEEAMQEAERCLQCKHQPCVDGCPVSVPIPQFIKKVKEGEFSQANEIIKSKNNLPAVCGRVCPQEEQCEEVCVMGEKFEPVAIGKLERFVSDKALENEDEKDNKIEKKRDEKVAVVGAGPAGLTAAADLAKEGFSVTLFESLHATGGVLRYGIPQFRLPKEIVDQEVELIKNLGVDIKLNTIIGKTLTIDELFEDGYKAVFIGAGAGLPRFLGLEGENLNGVYSANEYLTRVNLMKAYKYPEYKTPIKVGHKVAVIGGGNVAMDSARTAKRLGADEVTVVYRRSEPQMPARDEEIEHAKEEGIEFKLLNNPVAFYGEDGKLTKMEVKKMKLGEKDDSGRRRPIPIEDSNWIMDVDIVIIAIGQSPNPVLTNNTRGIETKSWGGIKVDDNLETTRKGVFAGGDVVTGAATVIKAMGAGKEGAKNITKYIDSL; this is encoded by the coding sequence ATGGCTTTGCAAAAAGAAAAAACACCAATGAAGAGTCAGGATCCCCAAAAAAGAATAAATAATTTTGATGAAGTACCTTTAGGATATACCGATGAAGAAGCTATGCAGGAAGCAGAAAGATGTTTACAATGCAAGCATCAGCCTTGTGTAGACGGCTGTCCTGTTAGTGTACCAATTCCTCAATTTATTAAAAAGGTAAAAGAAGGTGAATTTAGTCAAGCTAATGAAATTATTAAATCTAAAAATAATTTACCGGCTGTTTGTGGTAGAGTCTGCCCTCAGGAAGAGCAGTGTGAAGAAGTTTGTGTTATGGGAGAAAAATTTGAACCAGTAGCAATCGGTAAATTAGAAAGATTTGTTTCTGATAAAGCTCTTGAAAATGAAGATGAGAAGGATAACAAAATTGAAAAAAAGAGAGATGAAAAAGTAGCAGTAGTAGGGGCTGGCCCTGCAGGATTAACTGCAGCTGCAGATTTAGCTAAAGAAGGATTTTCAGTTACATTATTTGAATCCTTACATGCTACAGGTGGAGTTTTACGATATGGAATTCCTCAATTTAGATTACCTAAAGAAATAGTAGATCAGGAAGTGGAATTAATTAAAAATTTAGGTGTAGATATAAAATTGAATACAATTATCGGTAAAACTTTAACTATTGATGAACTTTTTGAAGATGGTTATAAAGCTGTTTTTATTGGTGCAGGAGCGGGTTTGCCACGTTTTCTTGGTTTAGAAGGAGAAAATTTAAATGGAGTTTATTCTGCAAATGAATATTTAACAAGAGTTAATTTAATGAAAGCATATAAGTATCCTGAATATAAAACTCCTATTAAAGTTGGTCATAAAGTTGCTGTAATTGGTGGAGGGAATGTAGCAATGGACTCTGCCCGTACAGCTAAAAGATTGGGAGCAGATGAAGTTACAGTAGTATATAGACGTTCTGAACCACAAATGCCAGCAAGGGATGAAGAAATTGAACATGCAAAAGAAGAAGGAATAGAGTTTAAATTATTAAATAATCCAGTTGCTTTTTATGGAGAAGATGGAAAGTTAACAAAAATGGAAGTTAAAAAAATGAAATTAGGTGAAAAGGATGATTCAGGCCGTAGACGTCCTATTCCTATTGAAGATTCAAACTGGATTATGGATGTAGATATTGTTATAATTGCTATAGGTCAAAGTCCTAATCCAGTTCTTACAAATAATACTCGAGGAATTGAAACAAAGTCCTGGGGTGGAATTAAAGTGGATGATAATTTAGAAACTACTCGAAAAGGAGTATTTGCTGGTGGTGATGTTGTTACAGGAGCTGCCACAGTAATTAAAGCTATGGGAGCTGGAAAAGAGGGTGCTAAAAATATTACTAAATACATTGATTCATTATAA